A region of Solanum dulcamara chromosome 7, daSolDulc1.2, whole genome shotgun sequence DNA encodes the following proteins:
- the LOC129894836 gene encoding uncharacterized protein LOC129894836 — MNDFRYSDDQTSRLLSLYFPSAKNGVNKARFVERFLVGGWKTNEDAIQMAILYFIHTFVFSQLGDAPISVDDFKMVEDGRYEQYPWGKIAFSKLIKGMRQEFSNAKQMYRLGGMPYALNVWIYECASQVPSEIALRVGNKIPRILNWRVVAVKPKFETFMSTIFSEFSIIHAPTLSNLNIKWNLLSFMAANRNLNLQHRLPRSISENLMKSLHFEDFSTTPPTELLKRSSHVADTSSPPPSKRMKTSPAKKPIQIETANMHKDFIPPNESEKHVSPDNVSGAKSPNESEKLVSPDNVPGVKSVVGG; from the exons ATGAATGACTTTCGGTATTCTGATGACCAAACAAGTAGATTattgtctttatattttcctAGTGCCAAAAATGGGGTCAACAAAGCTCGTTTCGTTGAGCGTTTTCTAGTTGGAGGATGGAAAACAAATGAAGACGCTATTCAGATGGCCATTCTTTATTTCATCCacacttttgttttttctcaactaggtgatgcacctatatcagttgatgattttaagatggTAGAAGATGGTAGGTATGAGCAATACCCATGGGGGAAAATAGCATTTTCAAAACTGATAAAAGGAATGCGTCAGGAGTTTTCAAATGCCAAACAAATGTATCGTCTAGGTGGCATGCCATACGCTCTGAATGTTTGGATATATGAATGTGCATCTCAAGTTCCCTCTGAAATTGCTTTAAGAGTGGGTAataaaattcccagaattcttaACTGGCGTGTTGTCGCCGTGAAGCCAAAATTTGAGACCTTCATGTCTACCATCTTCAGTGAG TTTAGCAT TATCCATGCTCCAACATTGTCCAATCTCAACATAAAATGGAATCTATTATCATTCATGGCAGCCAACAGAAACCTGAATCTTCAACATCGGCTGCCAAGGTCAATTTCAGAAAACCTCATGAAGTCCCTGCATTTTGAGGACTTTTCAACAACACCACCCACAGAATTATTAAAGAGATCCAGTCATGTCGctgatacatcttctccacctcctTCCAAGAGAATGAAGACTTCCCCTGCTAAAAAGCCAATTCAAATAGAAACAGCCAACATGCACAAGGATTTCATACCACCAAATGAATCAGAAAAACATGTTTCTCCTGATAATGTATCAGGGGCGAAGTCACCAAATGAATCAGAAAAGCTTGTTTCTCCTGACAATGTACCAGGGGTGAAGTCAGTTGTAGGAG gtTGA
- the LOC129896475 gene encoding elongation of fatty acids protein 3-like: MIQTLRYYLSEHPSIVGFRWTDSQSWGNTWVFLFISILAYIMLSVFLHLFLLLLFRHRRPLPLGPIPAVHSLSMALISFTIFAGILLSAAAEIRDTRWFWRRYKTTPFQWLLCFPLGTRPSGRVFFWSYIFYLSRFLHTFRTFFTIIRRRKLSFYQLFNHSILIFMSFLWLEFSQSLQVLAIILTTSIYSVVYGYRFWTAVGLPSKCFHFVNHCQIVLLGCNVICHVGVLLLHFLRGGCNGIGAWVLNSVLNGAILFFFLNFYVKLHLEKRKISAAGKETQTLVDSLKDKDN; this comes from the coding sequence ATGATTCAAACCCTACGTTATTACCTCTCTGAACATCCTTCAATCGTCGGATTCAGATGGACTGATAGCCAATCATGGGGAAACACGTGGGTTTTCTTGTTCATCTCGATATTAGCATACATCATGTTATCAGTTTTCCTTCATctattcctcctcctcctcttccgtCACCGTCGTCCGCTTCCTCTTGGTCCAATCCCGGCCGTTCACTCCCTTTCCATGGCGTTAATCTCCTTCACCATATTCGCCGGAATCCTCCTCTCCGCCGCCGCAGAGATTCGTGACACCCGTTGGTTCTGGCGGCGGTATAAAACGACGCCGTTTCAGTGGCTCCTCTGTTTTCCTCTCGGTACACGTCCTTCGGGTCGGGTTTTCTTCTGGTCATACATTTTCTACCTCTCCCGTTTTCTTCATACTTTCCGCACCTTTTTCACAATCATACGACGTCGTAAACTCTCGTTTTACCAACTGTTCAATCACTCAATCCTCATATTTATGTCATTTCTATGGCTTGAATTCTCACAATCCTTACAAGTTCTTGCTATAATTTTGACAACATCAATTTACTCTGTGGTTTATGGTTACAGATTTTGGACTGCTGTAGGATTACCCAGTAAGTGTTTTCACTTTGTGAATCACTGTCAAATTGTGTTGTTGGGTTGTAATGTAATTTGCCATGTTGGAGTACTTTTGCTGCATTTCTTAAGAGGTGGGTGTAATGGAATTGGTGCTTGGGTTCTCAATTCAGTACTCAATGGTGctattctcttctttttccttaATTTCTATGTCAAATTGCAtttggagaagagaaaaattagTGCTGCTGGTAAAGAAACTCAAACTTTGGTGGACTCTCTTAAAGACAAGGATAATTGA